A window of Sphingobacterium kitahiroshimense genomic DNA:
TTAATAATTCCTCTGGGTTCAGTAATTGTTGAAAAGACAACAAAAGATCTTGCATAATTTCTTTTTTACGTTTTCACTTATTTTGTGAAAAATGTCATTATAATATAATCCCTATCTATGACATTTCATATAGACATATAATTTCTATATAAGACTGCAAAGATATGATATATTATAGTCTTTTTTTATATTTATATTTAAAATACTACTTTTAGATGAGGTTGTTTTCGATTAATTATCAGATGTAACATTGATAATTGACTCTTTAATTGTTTCCGCAATTTGGGTAAATTCTTCATGAGTAAGCGACAATCTAGGTCGAGAAAAATTTAAATCTGAAACATTATTTAACGGGACTAAATGGATATGAGCATGGGCTACTTCTAATCCTATAACAGCAACACCGACTTTCTTACAAGGGAAAACGCGTTTGATACCTTGAGCTACAATCTTTGAGAAAACCCAAAGTGCCATATATTCGTCGTCATTGATATCGAAAATATAATCGGTCTCACGCTTTGGAATGACCAAAACATGCCCCTCGGCTAATGGACTAACATCTAAAAATGCTAGAAAATCATTACTCTCAGCTACCTTATAAGCAGCAATCTCTCCTGACACTATTTTTGAAAAAATCGTAGACATATTTCAATTGTTTATAACCCAAATATAAAAAAAGGCTGCATGTAATGCAACCTTAAATGATGATATAACGTTTTATTAATATGCGGTTATGGCAAAACCGCACATAACCGATATAATTTATCTTGTAATTTCTATAATTTCGAATTCAATCTGACCTGCAGGAACATCGATTACAGCTACATCACCTTTAGATTTACCTAGTAAACCTTTGGCAATAGGAGACTTAACAGAAATCTTACCTTGTTTCATATCAGCTTCTGTTTCGGACACCAATTGATACGTCATTTCAGCGCCATTTTTCTTATTCTTGATCTTTACGATAGATAAGGCCAATACTTTTGATGTATCTAATTTGGATTCGTCAATCAAACGAGCTCCAGCTAGCGTATTTTCCAAGTTTGCAATCTTTGCTTCATGCATACCTTGCGCCTCTTTTGCAGCATCATATTCTGCATTCTCAGACAAATCACCTTTATCTCTTGCTTCAGCTATTGCATTCGAGATACTAGTTCTTCCTTCAGTTTTAAGATAGTGCAACTCTTCCTTGAGCTTTTGTAATCCCTCTGCGGTGTAATAAGTTACTTCTGCCATAATTATTGTTATTTGTTTTATCTTAATTATTCAAAAATGAAACAAGACCATGTTATCCTTGTCGGATAACATGGTCTCGCTGTCTATAATACGAAGGTAAGAATTGTTTTTAACAAAACAAATTCAAACCCATTAATTCATTTTAATTCTCTTCTTCATCAACAAATCTATACCCTAAACCCCTAACAGTCTGCAAGTAATAGGGTTTATCAGGATTCTTTTCGATCTTCTTCCTTAATCTAACCACATGCATATCTAAGGTGCGTGTATTGACATTTGAACTGTACCCCCAAACGACTTCCATCAGCTCTTCGCGTGTTATTTCTTTGCCGACATTTTGTAGAAAATGCAGTAAAATACGATTCTCTAAAATGGTAAGTTCTATTTTCTTACCGTCTCTCACAAGTGAGTGAATGTTCGGCTGATGTTCAGTTTTACCAAAATGATAGATCTCAGGCGTATTTTTAGGTAAAAAGAAACGAACCTTATTCTCAATCATGGCGATTAATACGTCCATATTGAATGGCTTACTAATGTAATCCGTCACACCAAAGCTATAAGCTTCGATCTTATCAATATCTTGTGATTTAGCAGTCATCATGATAACAATATTTTCAAATCCTGCTTTACGTATATTTTCACAAATCTCGTTACCTTCCTTACCTGGCAACATCCAATCTAGCAATACAACATCTGGTTTTTTCTCTAAAATCAACTTTTCAGCCTCATTTCCATCCCCCGTTTGAACAACATTGTATCCTTCCGTTTCTAATCTGTGACGAACTAAAAAGCGTAGATTTTCATCATCTTCAATAACAGCTACAGTTATTTCTTTGCTCATAATTAATTATATTTTAAACTGAAAAAATGAGAGTAAAGGTAGTTCCTTTACCGATTTCACTTTTAACAGAAATTTCTCCCCCCATAAATTCTGTTATCTCTTTACAAAAGGCTAAACCCAAACCAATACTTCCTTGTTGATTGTATTGACTTTTGATCCGATAGAACTTCTTAAATATATTTGAAAACTCATTTTTATTTATACCTATTCCTTCGTCTCTAAAGATAATAACAAAATTCTTTTTATTTTGTTGTATTTTAATATCTAATACTTTCCTCTTTTGATCCGAATATTTATAGGCATTATCAATTAAATTTTGAAACACACTTGTTAATAATACAGGATCTGCAAGTAGACTGGATTTGACGTTAATTTCTTTTGTTATTTTAAAATCTGCATGTTTTAATTGTGTGGATGCCACAATATTATCGACAAATGTATTTAAATCAATTTCTTCTCTTTTAAGCTTGATTGTTTTATTTTCAATTTGACTAAATGACAATAATTTGTTCATCAAATTGTTCAGCCGATCTGATTCTTGATCCAATATGTTTCCATACATTATACGCTCTTCATCAGATAAATATTGTGCACTTTTAATATTGTTACCTGCTATTTTTATTACACTAACAGGGGTTTTAAACTCATGTGTCAAATTATTAATAAAATCATATTGCAATTTAAACAGTCTACCATTAATTTCTAAATTACGGTAAATCAAATATAAAATAACCAATAAAATCAAATAAACTAATGAGATACCCAGCACAACGGGCAAAAAACTACGATTCACTTCTTTTGAGATAAATGATTCGCTGGAATGGAATAACAATTTATAATCTGCCAGAGCTCCAGGTAAAAGCATTTCGGTCACATATTCTTTGACATCGGAGGTTACAGGAGCACGTACTATAGGAACGACTTCAATTCTTTCATACAGATTGGGATATATATTTTTAACATCCAATAAGGTCGGATCGACGCTAAAGACAAACATATCCTGTTCATAATTCACAATATGATCTAATTTTGTATCCATGATATCTTTATATACCAATAGATCATTGATGCGCGGAATATTGAGATAAGTAATACGACCTGGTTGCGTAGAATAGAAAACACGAAGAATGTCACGATCTGTTAATTTTGAGCTGGACTGCAATTTATCAATATAACTTGCCACCTTGATCCCCATACTGTTCAATTCCTCGTTAAAAGGCCCCATTTCTTCACGTTTGGTGATGTACCTTTTATCTAAACCGCGGTTATTAATTGTAAATATGGATAATGTTTTAGGTCTGATATTTAATCCATTGATCGAAAAGCCGGCAAGTATTCTATTATCATTACTAAAAAGCATATCGTAAAAAGCGATCTCCTTAACGAATGGATAAGAGCTTAAGACGCTGTAAGCATATTTTCCTGCTTCCAAAGAATCCAAGTATCCCTGATAAAAAGAAACTTCGGGAACACGATTTTGAAAAAAATCATTGAAGGGTACCAATGTCAAATCAAAGACCTCCGATTTGCGATTCGTAAATTCGTTATTAACGAGATTTACAGTATAGTTTCTAGCTGCAAATATGACAACAAAATACAATAACGTAACGAAAGCAAAGAAGACAAAAAGCAAACCAAAATTCTTACGATAATTATAACCTGTTCCTCTCATCGCCCCACTATTTACCGATATATTTATCTAAAAATTTCTCCAGTTCCTGATAATATTGAATGACATTTTCATCCTTTTTAAAAGTTCTACCCTCTTCTTCTTTCAATATATATTGTACAGGAATATTATTATTTTTAAGTTTCTGCACAAATTGATTGGCATCTGTTACCGAACTTAATCGATCCTTTCCCCCTTGTGCTATTAAAACTGGAATTTTGACACGATTAGAATGAAATACGGGAGAAATCTGCTTAAACATGCTCGATTCGCGAATTGGATTTCCAATAATCTGATAGTATTTTTGCAAATAGGGTTTTACATACGGTGGTATGTCTCTAAAATATGTGAACAAGTTTGTGTACCCCGAATATGATACTGCACAGGCATACATATCAGAATTAAAACAAGCCGCATGCAAAGCTGAGTACCCCCCAAAGCCTTTTCCAACAATTGCTATTCTATCTTTATCCGCAATACCTTCTCTGATTAACCATTTTACGCCGTCAGTAATATCATCTTGAATCTTACCTCCCCACTCTTTAAAACCTGCCGACCAAAATTCTTTACCAAAGCCTACTGAACCACGATAGTTCATCTGAAATACAACATACCCTCGATTGGCTAAGAACTGTGCTTCGTGATCAAAACCCCAAACCTCTCGCTGATTAGGTCCATCATGTGGCATTACAACAACAGGAAGGTTCTTCCTATCTTCATGCAAAGGGTAGGTAATAAAACCTGTAATGATCTTGCCATCGCGGGCTTGATATTTCACAGATTCTGTTTGCGATAACTCACGATCTTTTAAATTAGGATTGTTATCAGTAAGTTTATGTAATTCGTTATCCTGGCAATCAAAATAATAAATTGCACCAGGATTGGTGTCTGTATATGTTCTTATGATGATTTTATTGAAGGAAGAGTCCGAGTCAATGATATCAAATTCAGATCCCTTTGCTTTTTCAGATATTTTTTTAAATATTCCTGCAATCTTATCGTTGAAAAAAAATCTTTTCTTTTTTGAAAGAGTATAAGAGGCATAGAGCATTTCATTGGTATAAGAAGAATATCCACCCCAATCGAGATCTACTTCCTTATTATTAAAAACTTCATACACTTCCTTCTTCTGCTCTAAATCATACTCAACTAACGACAGCTTATCTCTGCCGATATTTGAAAGTGCGTAAATATTTGTTGTCGAGTTTTTAACGAAACCCATCGGTATAATGGTAGAACTGAAATCATTTTTTAAAACCTGATGAAAAGGTTGTTCGTTATCTGCCCTATACATCATTGATTCTTCCACACTATCATTAGCCATGACAAGTCTTACTTGACCATCCTGAGAAAGATACCAAGAATTGATGTTTCCTGAGTTTTGAAGAATCATCTCGGATCTGCGTCCATCAATAAATAATTTATGAAGATCGAACGTTGAAGAATCTCGATCATTGATAGCTACTATAATTCCATTATCATATAATCTTGCCGGCTGTACCCAACGAAATTTTGCTTTCATGGGTTTAATCAATGGTTGAAGGGCGTCTGTATAAATATTTACAGCATATAGTCTTAGGCTGTCATTAGATGTCTGCTCTATTGAAAATATAATCTCTTCATTGTCTCCCCAAACAAAACTATTAACGTTCATATCATTTTGATACGTCAATTGCTTGGAACTGTCCTGATTATTTAAGTTTAATAAAAAAATATTCTTGCAATGATTATCTAACCCGATATAAGCGATATAATTACCATCAGGGGAAATTTTAAATGATGTCTTTTCAGGAGTTGAAAAAAAACTTTCAATAGGTATACGCTCCGTTTTATTATTCGAACAGCTAATGCCTAGAAACAGCAAGGTAATTAATATAGAAAATGTAATATATGCGCGCATAAACAAACTCATTCGTCAACCTACTCAAAGATTAAAATTAATTAGCAATAACAAATCATGTGCAACTTTATTTTTACAAGAACAGCTAACATTTATTGTACCACGATAATATACAGATATATATTTCAATAAGGCAATTAAAGTTCATATTTTTGCACTTATGTATTTATATAACATATCCATCATATCAGAAGAATCTGTACATCAGGAAATAGTTTCCTGGATAAAAGAAAATCTTCTAAACAGCACTAATTTCAATCCTCGTTTTTTGGAAATGCTTAATTCTCCTCATGAAGGAGTAACATACTGCATTCAGATACAGGTTTCCAGTGAAGAGGACATTGCACAATTTCAGCAAGATCATCTTAGCCATTTACAGCATGAAATTTCATCCAACTTTAAGGATAAAGCGTTCATTTTTGACAGTACAATGAAATACTTGTAAAAATAAGAGCGATACTAAATATCGCTCTTATTTTTATTTTCTTCTAGTAGCTCCCACTTGGGATCATAAACAATTTTTGGAGTCATGTAATGCAATAAGACCAATCTTGAATAACGAAAGTTAAATGGAGAAAAGATAATAATTGTTGCAAAAAGGACTACCATATACGTCCACGGGGACTCACTTCCTGTTAATACTGCTGTTGCCAAAGCAAATGTTACCACTTCAGCCACCGACATCGCGTAACTGACATACATGGCCGCATAAAAATAACCTGGCTCGATTTCGAAAGTCAAATTACAAACGGGACATACATCATTTGTTTTTTGTTTACGTAAACCATAGGCAGGTCCGACAAACATATTTCCGACATGACATCTTGGACATTTTGAATGTACAAGCGCATGAATTTTAGATGTTGGCATATCTTATTAATTTTAAAGAATTTTTTCCTGAGATTTATTCGACTTTACAGTACGATATTTTTTATACCATAGAAAGCCCAAACCTGCGGCTGCCAAATAAGGAATGACAAGCAAAAATAAGATTCCATCATTTAAGCCTTTACCTTGTGTATTGCCGTTCTGAGTAGAATTTTCAGCATTTAAGGAACACATAGCACACTGGGCATATACTAAACTGATTGGTGTTACCGTAATCGTGCAAAACAGAACAATTGTAACTAGCAAATACTTAAGCGTTTTCATAATACAAAGATACTTAAAAAATTAAGATTATTTTACAGCTACTCTAGTCATTAAACTTAGAAAACTTCTCCCAGAAACCGTCATGCTGTAATGGAGCCTTTAATGTAATCGTCTCTTTTTTGATTGGGTGAACAAAAGTAAGTGATCTCGAATGAAGACAGATACTACCCTTTGAGCTGCCCCGAGGGTATCCGTATTTATTGTCACCGACTATAGGACATCCCATCGTGGATAATTGCACCCGAATCTGATGAGTACGTCCTGTTAATGGCTCAACTTTTAATAAATGAAAACCATTCAGTTCACCGATCAAAGTATAATCCAATTCGGCATAGCTGCTTTCTTTCACTTCTTTATTAAAAGCTTTTGTTACCATTTTTTCACGATTTCGCACAAGCCAATTGATCAATTTACCGGCAGGTTCTTGTGGACGTTGTCTCACAACAGCAAGGTAAGTTTTTTTTACCTGTCTATCTTTAAACAGTTTATTCATACGTTCTAATGCTTTGCTTGTTTTTGCAAAAACGATTAAACCGCTAACAGGTCTGTCCAGACGATGAATAACTCCTAAAAAGGCTTCATTAGGTTTATTGTATTTATATTTTAAATACTCTTTAACCATATCTTCTAAAGACTTATCACCGGTATCGTCTACCTGAACAATATCTCCTGCCCTTTTATTGATTGCGATGAGGTGGTTATCTTCATAGATAACATCTCTATCTGTAATATTATGCATTTAGTTAAAATAAAATCTTACAATAATTATACATATGCAAGAGATCTTGCCTATGTATAAAGGCAAAGATACACCTAATCAGAATAGCTTAAAAAAGTAAAGGGCGATTTTCGAAGAAAATTGCCCTTTACTTTTTTAAATATATTAAAATTTCTATTTCACTGAATCTTTCAATTCTAATTCAGCTGCCTTTTTTGCTTCCTTGTCTTTCTTCTTAAAGAAACCTCTCAATAAGAAATTACTTTGCAAAGCTTCCATATTTTGATCCAATTTAGCGGTACTGTTATTTAAGTTACGAACAGCCTCTCTAAGCTCATTGCCAACAGCTGGATCATTGATCAATGTACCAATCGCATTATCTTTGCTACTTAATTTACCTGAAGCAGTATTTAAATTTGTCATCAGTGCATTAGCTGTCTGTGAAACGCCCTGCAGTTGTGCTGCAGAAGCTCTTAAACTAGCAAAAACTGCTGTATCTGTAGTCAGATCGTGAACTAAGCCTTTATTCGAATTTAATTTTTCTGTCAATAGAACAAGGTTAGATGTTGCTTTATTTGTACTGGCCATAACCTGACTGATCGACTGCAAAGACATATGAAGCGAAGATAACATGGCTGTATCTGTCAATAAAGATCCAACTACACCACGCCCTTCAACTAAACCACGTGAAATTTCAACAAAATCTGTTGTAATTTTTGCCAAGTTCTGGTTATTAAGCTGTAGGGTTTCCATCATTGCTTCCATGTCTGCGGCTTTCGCAGAACGAAGAAAATCATTAGCTTCAATCGATGGCGCATTTTGAGAACCACCCGAAATCACAATGATTTTATTACCAATAAGACCATCTGATCCTAATTTGGTAATGGCATCTTTACGGATATATTCAGCTGATTTTTCTTCAATGGTCATAACAACCTCAACATCCTGTAAATTTTTAAAATGAATATTCTTTATAATCCCCACTTTAACACCTGAAAACCAAACATTACTACCTACTTTTAAGCCTGCAACATCAGGGAAAGACGTAGCAATTTCGAAAGTTTTAGTAAATTTTTTCTGTTGACTCCCCAGTATAAATATACCTGCAATCAGAATAGCTAATCCTATAAATACGAATAATCCAACTATTACTGCTCTCTTATTTTCTACTTTGCTCATTTATTTAAACAATAAAATTATAATCATAAAACGCTTTAACTCGCGCATCATCTGTTTCAAATATTTCCTTAAAAGATCCCTGTCTTTCAAATTTACCATCTAGTAACATCACAATACGATCTCCTACCGATCGGGCACAAGCTAAATCATGTGTGATGATAATGGATGATGTTTTATACCTTTCTTGGACTTCGTTAATAAGACTATTAATATCTAAACAGGTTATTGGATCCAATCCTGCTGTTGGCTCATCGTACATCATGATATCCGGTCGTAAGATTAATGTACGCGCGATACCGATTCTTTTACGCTGTCCACCAGATAATTCAGATGGCATTTGATTGATTGCCTGTGATAGTCCCACACCTTCTAGCACATCTTCCACCTCTTTATTGATTTCAGCACGTGTAAGATTTCTTTTATTACGAATCAATGGAAATTCAAGATTTTCACGTACCGTCATACTATCATACAAAGCGCTATTTTGAAATGAAAATCCTATACGCAACCGCAGCTTCATCAACTCATGGTTATCCAAATCATTAACAGAATTTCCAAGAACTTCAATACTCCCCACATCAGGCTGTAAAAGTCCAGCAATAAGTTTTATTAATACGGATTTACCAGTACCAGAACGTCCCAAAACCACTAAGTTTTCCCCCCGGTATAAGTCTAAATCAACATTTCTTAATACATGGTTCTCTGCGAATGATTTACTAACACCGCGTATTGTAATGACAGAATCTTGATAATCGATATGTGTTTTTACTTTTTCCATCACTAATTTATTATTGATAAAATTTGTACAATGATAATTTCTTCAATAAAAACTAAAAACATGGAAGCTACAACTGCGGCATTAGCCGCTTTACCAACCCCCTCAGTTCCTTTTGAAGAATAATATCCACAATAACAACTCACTGCACCGATAGTAAAACCAAATACGATAGCTCTAAAAACCATTGCCCATAAATCCTGATAACCAATTGTTTCGAAGACTTGTGTAAAGAAACTTAAAAAGCTTAGATCATCTTTGGATGCCATGCTTAGGTATCCACCAAGAAGTCCGATTCCCGCAACATAAAAACATAAAATAGGAATACCTATTGTTGTCGCTATAATACGACTTACAATTAAAAATTTAAATGGGTTTGTTCCCGAAACTTCCATCGCATCGATTTGTTCGGTAACATTCATCGAACTCAATTCAGCCCCTACCTGCGAACCAATTTTTCCGGATGCAATCAGTGCCGTTACCAAAGGGGCTAACGCCCGAACAATAGCAATGGAAATCAATGAAGGTAACATAGAGGTTGCTCCAAACTCTTCCAATGAAGGTCGTGATTGTTTAGAAAAAACAAATCCCACAATAAAACCCGTTAAACTGATTAAGGGTAATGATTTCCATCCAATTTCAAAACATTGACGTATTATTTCCTTAAATTCATAAGGAGGTGTGACAAGTTCTTTCCAGAATCGAATTAAGAATCGATGGATATTTGCGAATTCAGTAAAAAATGATCGAAGTTTATTTAACATTCAAATAAATATTTCCTGTGTACAATATTTTATGACACGATTGAAGGGATAAAGGTACAAAAAATAGGTAATTATTATCAAACCATAATCACTTAGTTTCCGCTTAAGTTTTCTTAGAGCCCTAGAAAACAACAAAATAATCTGGAATAAGTTTTGCCTACATAAAAAACAAATCACAGATTAAACCATATGTACATTATAGGTGTCATACGTATAAAATAAAGAACTATTTTTCACGATCGATAAAAAAGAAATATCATGAAAAAAATTAAATATATAAAATTAATCGCATTAACAGTTTTTAGTATCCTGTTTTTTGCGACGCCCAAATCTTCGTTAGCACAACGTGGATATTCTAATTATAACAGTGGTGTTTCTTTTCAAACATTTTATGATGAACTAGCGCCTTATGGTGACTGGGTAAATGACCGCAATTATGGTTATATGTGGATACCAGATGTAGGTCCCAACTTCCAGCCTTATTCAACCAATGGATATTGGACCATGACCGAATATGGAAATACATGGGTATCAAATTATTCTTGGGGATGGGCACCATTCCATTATGGTAGATGGGAATACAACAACAATTATGGTTGGGCGTGGATCCCAGATTATGAATGGGGACCAGCCTGGGTCAATTGGAGAGAAGGTTCTGGTTATTATGGATGGGCACCTTTAGGAATTAATATTTCGATCAATCTTCCTATGAATTTATGGGTATTTGTTGGGTCGTCTAACATCTATAGCAATAGATTAGATCGTTACTATGTTCACCCTCGTAATTATAATAATTTTTATAATAGAACTACAATTATCAATAATACTGTTATCATCAATAATAAAAACTATTATGGTGGTCCAAGAAGATCAGATATTGAAAGAAGTACAGGAAGACGTGTAAGCGTAAGAAGTATTAATAATTCTGATAGACCCGGTGCATCACGTGTAACGCGTAGCAGTGTTGATATCTATCGTCCAAATGTGGATCGTAATTCAAGAACTGATGCAAGACCAAGCCGGGTTGCTGAAGCTTCATCCCGTACACGCAGCAACAATACTTCTTTACAAAATAGAAATGATCGGGTGATATCTACAAGAGATAATATGACCAGTACGAGAGGTAGTCGCGAATTATATATTGACAATAGTGGAAATGCTACTGTTAGATCGAGAGAAAATGGATCAACAGATAGAACAAGAGGCAATAATAGTAATATTGATAGAACAGATGGACGTATAAACAATAATGGTGGTAGCACAAGAAGTAACTCATCTAATACAGATAATGGTTCTTCCAATACCAGAAACACCCGGGAGAGAGTACAATCTATCGATAATAATAATAATAATAATAATAACAATACTTCAGTTCGTACAGAAAGGCCTACAAGAAATACAAATACAGTAGAACAATCTAGAACTGAGCGACCAGCTAGGGTTCAAACGAGTACAAACAATGAAACTAGAAGTAGCAGAACTGCCCCTACGAACACAGAGCGACCAGCTAGAGTACAGGAAACTTCAAACAACGAAACTAGAAGTAGCAGAACTGCGCCTACGAATACAGAACGACCTGGAAGGGTTCAGTCAACTTCGAACAACGAAAGTAGAAGTAGTAGAACTGCCCCTTCAACCAATACGGAACGACCTGCGAGAGCACAGTCAAATAGTGTGGAAAGAAGTAATAATAGTACCAATGAAAGAAGCTCAACACAGTCGGGAGCTACCAGAAGCGGCAGTACACGTACAAGATAAGAATTGAAATAATTTTATGGAGAGGCTTAGTAATGATACTAAGCCTCTTTTTTATGAATAAGACACAAATTGGATTTTCCGAACAATTACTTTAAATTGATGTTAATTATTAAATTTACATTCTTATTCACTTTATATTAAGAAGCCAATGGCTCAACTAACATCCATACTAGACAACGACTTTTATAAGTTCACGATGCAATATGCTGTTGTCAAGTTATTTCCAAAAGCAAAGGCTCGATACCAATTCATTAATCGCGGTCAACATAAATTTCCGATAGGATTTGATAAAAAACTAAGAGAGGCAATCGATGCGATGGCAAATCTAAAATTGAGCAAAGCTGAAAAAATGTTTTTTGCTCAAAATTGCCCATATATTGACCCTACTTATTTTGACTTCTTACAGGGCTATCGCTATGATCCTGATGAGATCAGTATTATTCAAAATGGCGAAGATTTAGAAGTTAAAATTGAAGGATATTGGTACCGTACCATTCTATGGGAAGTTCCGATCATGGCTTTAATATGTGAACTTTATTACCAAATAACTGAACAGAAGCGTTTAACGAATGAACAGGTTATTGATGATGCTAAAACTAAAATTGAAAAATATAAGAAATTAAATATTACAATCGCAGATTTTGGTACAAGGAGAAGACATTCTTTTCAGGTTCACAAACTTGTCGTAGAAACATTAAAAGAATATGGGGCTGGTACTTTTATCGGAACGAGTAATGTTCTTCTTGCTATGCAATATCAAATTAAACCTATTGGCACACATGCTCATGAATGGTTTATGTTTCATGCAGCCAAGTATGGTTACAAAATGGCAAATTTGCTTGGTCTCGAACATTGGGCCGATGTATACAGAGGTGACTTGGGTATCGCGCTATCTGACACGTACACAACAGAAGTATTCTTTAGGCAATTTGATAAAAAACTCACCAAATTATTTGATGGTGTACGACATGACAGCGGAGATCCTATAGAGTTCGCTGAAAAAATCATTTCACATTATGTCAATAAGGGAATCGATCCTTTATCGAAAACCATCATATTTTCGGACGGTTTAGATTATGATAAAGTGGCTCATATAACGCAGTATTGTAAAGGCAAAATTGGACATTCATTTGGAGTAGGTACGAACTTCACTAATGATGTTGGCCTGACACAAATGAATATAGTGATTAAAATGACTGAAACACAACCAGAAGATGATGAATGGACGCAAGTAATTAAATTATCGGATGAACCCAAAAAGAACACTGGAGATCCAGCGACTATCAAATTAGCAAAACAAATATTAATGATACATGACTAGAGATATTTACGGCGAAGCCTTAAACGATTATTACATTCATCAAAAAGAGGTAGCGCCTCTGCTGTTACACAGTAGTTATGGTGATATTGAAGAAATGCCCGTTGATATATTTTTTCGCGACGAAGACG
This region includes:
- the greA gene encoding transcription elongation factor GreA; this translates as MAEVTYYTAEGLQKLKEELHYLKTEGRTSISNAIAEARDKGDLSENAEYDAAKEAQGMHEAKIANLENTLAGARLIDESKLDTSKVLALSIVKIKNKKNGAEMTYQLVSETEADMKQGKISVKSPIAKGLLGKSKGDVAVIDVPAGQIEFEIIEITR
- a CDS encoding DUF983 domain-containing protein; translated protein: MPTSKIHALVHSKCPRCHVGNMFVGPAYGLRKQKTNDVCPVCNLTFEIEPGYFYAAMYVSYAMSVAEVVTFALATAVLTGSESPWTYMVVLFATIIIFSPFNFRYSRLVLLHYMTPKIVYDPKWELLEENKNKSDI
- a CDS encoding response regulator transcription factor; the encoded protein is MSKEITVAVIEDDENLRFLVRHRLETEGYNVVQTGDGNEAEKLILEKKPDVVLLDWMLPGKEGNEICENIRKAGFENIVIMMTAKSQDIDKIEAYSFGVTDYISKPFNMDVLIAMIENKVRFFLPKNTPEIYHFGKTEHQPNIHSLVRDGKKIELTILENRILLHFLQNVGKEITREELMEVVWGYSSNVNTRTLDMHVVRLRKKIEKNPDKPYYLQTVRGLGYRFVDEEEN
- a CDS encoding HIT family protein; this translates as MSTIFSKIVSGEIAAYKVAESNDFLAFLDVSPLAEGHVLVIPKRETDYIFDINDDEYMALWVFSKIVAQGIKRVFPCKKVGVAVIGLEVAHAHIHLVPLNNVSDLNFSRPRLSLTHEEFTQIAETIKESIINVTSDN
- a CDS encoding sensor histidine kinase codes for the protein MRGTGYNYRKNFGLLFVFFAFVTLLYFVVIFAARNYTVNLVNNEFTNRKSEVFDLTLVPFNDFFQNRVPEVSFYQGYLDSLEAGKYAYSVLSSYPFVKEIAFYDMLFSNDNRILAGFSINGLNIRPKTLSIFTINNRGLDKRYITKREEMGPFNEELNSMGIKVASYIDKLQSSSKLTDRDILRVFYSTQPGRITYLNIPRINDLLVYKDIMDTKLDHIVNYEQDMFVFSVDPTLLDVKNIYPNLYERIEVVPIVRAPVTSDVKEYVTEMLLPGALADYKLLFHSSESFISKEVNRSFLPVVLGISLVYLILLVILYLIYRNLEINGRLFKLQYDFINNLTHEFKTPVSVIKIAGNNIKSAQYLSDEERIMYGNILDQESDRLNNLMNKLLSFSQIENKTIKLKREEIDLNTFVDNIVASTQLKHADFKITKEINVKSSLLADPVLLTSVFQNLIDNAYKYSDQKRKVLDIKIQQNKKNFVIIFRDEGIGINKNEFSNIFKKFYRIKSQYNQQGSIGLGLAFCKEITEFMGGEISVKSEIGKGTTFTLIFSV
- a CDS encoding alpha/beta hydrolase family protein; its protein translation is MRAYITFSILITLLFLGISCSNNKTERIPIESFFSTPEKTSFKISPDGNYIAYIGLDNHCKNIFLLNLNNQDSSKQLTYQNDMNVNSFVWGDNEEIIFSIEQTSNDSLRLYAVNIYTDALQPLIKPMKAKFRWVQPARLYDNGIIVAINDRDSSTFDLHKLFIDGRRSEMILQNSGNINSWYLSQDGQVRLVMANDSVEESMMYRADNEQPFHQVLKNDFSSTIIPMGFVKNSTTNIYALSNIGRDKLSLVEYDLEQKKEVYEVFNNKEVDLDWGGYSSYTNEMLYASYTLSKKKRFFFNDKIAGIFKKISEKAKGSEFDIIDSDSSFNKIIIRTYTDTNPGAIYYFDCQDNELHKLTDNNPNLKDRELSQTESVKYQARDGKIITGFITYPLHEDRKNLPVVVMPHDGPNQREVWGFDHEAQFLANRGYVVFQMNYRGSVGFGKEFWSAGFKEWGGKIQDDITDGVKWLIREGIADKDRIAIVGKGFGGYSALHAACFNSDMYACAVSYSGYTNLFTYFRDIPPYVKPYLQKYYQIIGNPIRESSMFKQISPVFHSNRVKIPVLIAQGGKDRLSSVTDANQFVQKLKNNNIPVQYILKEEEGRTFKKDENVIQYYQELEKFLDKYIGK
- a CDS encoding DUF4286 family protein produces the protein MYLYNISIISEESVHQEIVSWIKENLLNSTNFNPRFLEMLNSPHEGVTYCIQIQVSSEEDIAQFQQDHLSHLQHEISSNFKDKAFIFDSTMKYL
- a CDS encoding RluA family pseudouridine synthase — encoded protein: MHNITDRDVIYEDNHLIAINKRAGDIVQVDDTGDKSLEDMVKEYLKYKYNKPNEAFLGVIHRLDRPVSGLIVFAKTSKALERMNKLFKDRQVKKTYLAVVRQRPQEPAGKLINWLVRNREKMVTKAFNKEVKESSYAELDYTLIGELNGFHLLKVEPLTGRTHQIRVQLSTMGCPIVGDNKYGYPRGSSKGSICLHSRSLTFVHPIKKETITLKAPLQHDGFWEKFSKFND